In the Marinobacter sp. Arc7-DN-1 genome, ACCACACTTCTTCAGCATCCAGGCAGGCAACAGCCGGCTGATTTTCCTGGACAGCACCGGCAAAACACCCTGGCGCTGGCAGATCCGCTGGCTGCACGAACTGCTTGCCAAGGACGAATCAAAGGCGCGGATCCTGTTTATTGGCCACCCACCGCTGCACCCGGAAGAAAATGCCCCGTTCGACAGACAGGATGACTACCTCGCACCGCCCGAATTCAGGGACGCGTTACTCCGGGCGGTGGATGAGCACGACATTGACCGGGTGTTCTCCGCCAACCTGTCTCTTTACTCGGAAAAGCAAATGGGGGATACCACGTTCATAACCACCGGTGGCGCCGGTGGTCTGGTGGTGAACAACGACATCAGTTTCTATCACTATGTACGAGTGGATGTGAACGCACAGGGGCAGGTCAGCCACACCCTGCAGCGCCTGGAGGTGGGCCAGCACCCGGTTCTGAAGCGCCTGGAAAGCCTCTGGTTTTTTATCTACTCCCTGTTCTACACGGGCTACATCAATTTCCTGTTGATTGTCGCGGTGTTCGCGGCCATTGCGATCAAATTGTACGGCGCGATTTTCATCGGCAAGGATTACTACCCGGATTACGATCTGGACCCGGCCCCCTGGCTTGAACGCCCGTTGCGAGTGGCCATGTTTACCAACAACTACCTGCCGTTCATCGGCGGTGTTCCCATTTCGATCGAGCGGCTGCGACGGGGGCTGGAAAAGCTGGGAGACAAGCTGCTGATCGTGGCGCCCCGGTACAAGGGCCAGCCGGAGACGGAAGCCCACGTGCTGCGGGTGCCCTCACTGCTCGCCATGGGGGAGAAACGGGAATTCCGGCTGGCCAATATTTTCCTCGGCCGGATCCGCAAGCGGGTTCGTGCCTTCGCGCCGGACATCATCCATCTGCACCACCCGTTCTGGCTGGGCTCGTTGGGGCTGTTCGTAGCGCGGCGACTGAAGGTGCCAGCGATTTACACTTACCATACCCGCCTGGAACACTACGCCCACTTTGTGCCCCTGCCGGGGATGCTGTTCCGCAACCTGATTTCCCATGCCCTGATCAAGCGCTTTTCCAACAAGTGTGACGGCGTGATTGTGCCAACCTACTCCACCGAGGAATACCTTCGGATGATCGGGGTAAAAACGCCGACCTTTGTGCAGCCCACGGGCATTGAATACCAGCGTTTCCGGGACGTTCGCCGGGAAGATATTGACCAGTTGCGTAATCAGCTGAATCTTGGAGACGAGAAGGTTTTCGTCAGCGTTTCACGGTTATCCAATGAGAAAAATATTGACTTCATGATTGAAGCGATTGATGCCCTGAGGCGGGAAACCGATGTGCCGTTCCGGTTCCTTATGATTGGCGATGGCCACCAGAAAGACCGGTTGCAGAAGAAGATAGAAGACCTTGACCTCCGGCAACATGTCACTCTGGTGGGTGCCATCCCCCCGGAAGACATGGCCACCTGGTACCGGCTGGGTGACGCCTTCCTGTTTGCCTCGAAATCCGAAACCCAGGGCATGGTGATCCTGGAGGCCATGGCGGCGGGGCTGCCGGTGGTGGCCGTGCGCTCCAGCGGCATCGAGGATGTGGTGCGGCACGGTTTCAATGGCTTCAAGACGCCGGAGAAGCA is a window encoding:
- a CDS encoding glycosyltransferase yields the protein MIFRNPLKLLFYLCLLVVLLLVGYKAYLNLFTEDFEGVHTEQVERIQGTVQPGESFSFAVVGNINNSVGIFEDRIIPELNRSNLDFMVSAGNAVSGGGEDKYRALYGSLSHLEIPYLLTFGAHEYEDFGSFRFYDHFGPHFFSIQAGNSRLIFLDSTGKTPWRWQIRWLHELLAKDESKARILFIGHPPLHPEENAPFDRQDDYLAPPEFRDALLRAVDEHDIDRVFSANLSLYSEKQMGDTTFITTGGAGGLVVNNDISFYHYVRVDVNAQGQVSHTLQRLEVGQHPVLKRLESLWFFIYSLFYTGYINFLLIVAVFAAIAIKLYGAIFIGKDYYPDYDLDPAPWLERPLRVAMFTNNYLPFIGGVPISIERLRRGLEKLGDKLLIVAPRYKGQPETEAHVLRVPSLLAMGEKREFRLANIFLGRIRKRVRAFAPDIIHLHHPFWLGSLGLFVARRLKVPAIYTYHTRLEHYAHFVPLPGMLFRNLISHALIKRFSNKCDGVIVPTYSTEEYLRMIGVKTPTFVQPTGIEYQRFRDVRREDIDQLRNQLNLGDEKVFVSVSRLSNEKNIDFMIEAIDALRRETDVPFRFLMIGDGHQKDRLQKKIEDLDLRQHVTLVGAIPPEDMATWYRLGDAFLFASKSETQGMVILEAMAAGLPVVAVRSSGIEDVVRHGFNGFKTPEKQDQWRAQVRKLLEDDELRSKLASQALDFAKDYSVEQFATDVRTIYATTLAMFAKKRKRSASNQE